One genomic segment of Oxalobacteraceae sp. CFBP 8761 includes these proteins:
- a CDS encoding AraC family transcriptional regulator yields the protein MHTPLLARVLRYAALQADRDGIAPTPIAGLVAIRVNERSALTSQIARPLACLVLQGSKQVSTGGQTLTFHAGDSLLIMADVPTLSQITQASSATPYCSLVLDLNPAVIADLATDMATIEDTTGAPVRSAPTDAHLTDTALRLMGLIERPAALPVLQASLIREFHYWLLAGRHGAAVRRLGLPDSHVRRVARAVALLRTDYARRLPVEQLAGLAGMSPSSFHQHFRAVTSLTPLQFQKQLRLIEARRLMLADGVNASTAAHAVGYESVQQFTREYGRMFGLPPVRDVSAAHERLHAA from the coding sequence ATGCACACGCCACTTCTCGCCCGCGTCCTGCGCTACGCAGCCCTCCAGGCCGACCGCGACGGCATCGCGCCCACGCCGATCGCCGGCCTGGTCGCGATCCGCGTGAACGAGCGCAGCGCGTTGACCAGCCAGATCGCCCGCCCGCTGGCCTGCCTGGTCCTGCAAGGCAGCAAACAAGTCAGCACGGGCGGGCAAACGCTGACGTTCCATGCGGGCGATTCTCTCCTGATCATGGCCGACGTGCCCACCCTCAGCCAGATCACGCAGGCCAGCAGCGCGACGCCCTATTGTTCACTGGTGCTCGACCTGAATCCGGCCGTGATTGCCGATCTGGCCACCGACATGGCGACGATCGAAGACACCACCGGCGCGCCGGTGCGCAGCGCGCCGACCGATGCACACCTGACGGACACCGCCCTGCGCCTGATGGGATTGATCGAGCGGCCCGCCGCACTGCCGGTGCTGCAGGCATCGCTGATACGTGAATTCCATTACTGGCTGCTGGCCGGCCGCCACGGCGCGGCGGTGCGGCGCCTTGGCCTGCCCGACAGTCACGTGCGGCGTGTGGCGCGCGCCGTCGCGCTGCTGCGCACCGACTATGCACGCCGGCTCCCGGTAGAGCAGCTGGCCGGCCTGGCCGGCATGAGTCCCTCCTCGTTCCACCAGCACTTTCGCGCGGTGACGTCGCTCACGCCGCTGCAGTTCCAGAAGCAGCTGCGCCTGATCGAGGCACGTCGCCTGATGCTCGCCGACGGCGTCAACGCCAGCACGGCCGCCCACGCGGTCGGCTATGAAAGCGTGCAGCAATTCACGCGCGAGTACGGACGCATGTTCGGACTGCCGCCGGTGCGCGACGTGAGCGCCGCGCACGAGCGCCTGCACGCGGCCTGA
- a CDS encoding mechanosensitive ion channel family protein: MNYIILANPVADWLIALAAMVAVTIGLDAFKSIVARRLGAGGARTEAGTHTLLHDIAAATLCSTKLVVLGFVGLYVGASLLTLPAKADLFIGRFAITALLIQVALWGDTGLRTWLRVTRAQRSSEDPDRVTSSAAITFLVRVALWAIVALMVLDNLGVNITTLVASLGIGGIAIALAVQSILGDLFASLSIVLDKPFVVGDFIIVDKMLGTVEKIGLKTTRVRSLGGEQIVFSNNDLLKSRIQNLRRMASRRVVFGFGVSHRTPEPILRALPALLEEIVRAQPQVRFDRAHLSGLAAPSFNYEVVYYVDNTDYTIYMDIQQEIYLRIVALLQAQDVALALPVQTVQLTREARPHDSAQAGNDADASLGKAA, encoded by the coding sequence ATGAACTACATCATCCTTGCCAATCCCGTGGCCGACTGGCTGATTGCCCTGGCAGCCATGGTGGCCGTGACCATCGGCCTGGACGCGTTCAAGTCGATCGTCGCGCGGCGCCTGGGTGCGGGGGGCGCGCGGACCGAAGCGGGTACGCACACGCTCCTGCACGACATCGCCGCCGCCACGCTGTGCTCGACGAAGCTGGTGGTGCTGGGCTTCGTCGGCCTGTATGTCGGCGCCAGCCTGCTGACCCTGCCCGCGAAAGCGGACCTGTTCATCGGCCGCTTCGCGATTACGGCGCTCTTGATCCAGGTCGCCCTGTGGGGCGATACGGGCCTACGCACCTGGCTGCGCGTCACGCGCGCGCAGCGCAGCAGCGAAGACCCGGACCGTGTCACCTCGTCGGCCGCGATCACCTTCCTGGTGCGCGTCGCGCTGTGGGCAATCGTCGCGCTGATGGTGCTCGACAACCTGGGCGTGAACATCACCACGCTCGTCGCCAGCCTGGGTATCGGCGGTATCGCCATCGCACTGGCAGTGCAGAGCATCCTGGGCGACCTGTTCGCGTCGCTCTCGATCGTGCTCGACAAACCATTCGTCGTGGGCGACTTCATCATCGTCGACAAGATGCTCGGCACTGTGGAGAAGATCGGCCTGAAGACCACCCGCGTGCGCAGCCTGGGCGGCGAGCAGATCGTGTTTTCCAATAACGACCTGCTCAAGAGCCGCATCCAGAACCTGCGCCGGATGGCGTCGCGCCGTGTCGTGTTCGGGTTCGGCGTGTCGCACCGCACGCCCGAACCGATCCTGCGCGCGCTGCCGGCACTGCTGGAAGAGATCGTGCGCGCCCAGCCGCAGGTGCGTTTCGACCGCGCCCACCTGAGCGGCCTGGCCGCGCCGAGCTTCAACTATGAAGTCGTGTACTACGTCGACAATACCGACTACACGATCTACATGGATATCCAGCAGGAGATCTACCTGCGCATCGTGGCGCTGCTGCAGGCGCAGGACGTGGCACTGGCCTTGCCGGTGCAGACCGTGCAGCTCACGCGTGAAGCGCGGCCGCACGACAGCGCGCAGGCGGGCAACGACGCCGATGCATCGCTCGGAAAAGCTGCCTGA